A part of Mycolicibacterium sp. TUM20985 genomic DNA contains:
- the thiD gene encoding bifunctional hydroxymethylpyrimidine kinase/phosphomethylpyrimidine kinase, with product MNFLPLSPPRQTPLRVMTIAGSDSGGGAGIQADMRTFALLGVHACVAVVAVTVQNSLGVKGFHEIPLDVITGQITAVAEDIGIQAAKTGMLASSDIIEAVCQTWRDLDAAGLAAPLIVDPVCASMHGDPLLHPSAFNALRGELFPLATLVTPNLDEVRLITGIDVVDAATQRDAARALHALGPRWALVKGGHLRSSSHSPDLLFDGSEFHEFDAERIDTAHDHGAGDTLAAATACALAHGYDVPEAVAFAKRWVTECLRAAYPLGHGHGPVSPLFRLSHGL from the coding sequence ATGAATTTCCTACCACTCAGCCCGCCGCGGCAGACCCCGCTGCGCGTGATGACCATCGCGGGCAGTGACTCCGGCGGCGGGGCGGGCATCCAGGCGGACATGCGGACGTTCGCGCTGCTCGGCGTGCACGCATGCGTGGCCGTGGTCGCCGTCACGGTACAGAACTCGTTGGGCGTCAAGGGTTTTCACGAAATCCCCCTGGACGTCATCACCGGCCAGATCACGGCCGTCGCCGAGGACATCGGCATCCAGGCCGCCAAGACCGGGATGCTGGCATCGTCCGACATCATCGAGGCCGTTTGCCAGACGTGGCGGGACCTCGACGCGGCCGGGCTGGCGGCGCCCCTGATCGTCGACCCGGTGTGCGCCTCCATGCACGGCGACCCACTTCTGCACCCGTCGGCCTTCAATGCGCTGCGCGGTGAACTGTTTCCGCTCGCCACGCTGGTGACGCCGAACCTCGACGAGGTACGGCTCATCACCGGGATCGACGTCGTCGACGCGGCCACCCAACGGGATGCGGCGCGGGCGCTGCACGCGCTGGGGCCGCGGTGGGCATTGGTGAAGGGTGGGCACCTGCGGTCGTCGTCACACAGCCCCGATCTGCTGTTCGACGGCTCGGAATTCCACGAGTTCGATGCCGAGCGCATCGACACCGCCCACGATCACGGGGCGGGTGACACCCTGGCGGCGGCGACGGCGTGCGCCCTGGCCCACGGCTACGACGTGCCGGAGGCGGTGGCGTTCGCCAAGCGGTGGGTGACCGAATGTCTGCGCGCTGCATACCCTTTGGGGCACGGCCACGGCCCGGTGTCACCGCTGTTCAGGCTCAGCCATGGACTTTGA
- a CDS encoding alpha/beta hydrolase family protein: MDFDAIAGIAHAPAGDPTGIVVLTHGAGGSRESPMLIRICDQWAAHGWLAVRYDLPYRRRRPKGPPSGSAAADQAGVAEAVALARSRTNGPVLAGGHSYGGRMTSVAVADELAVDVLTLFSYPLHPPGKPERARTEHLPLITVPTVFTHGTSDPFGSIDEVRAAALLISAHTEVVEVTGARHDLGSKTLDVPALAVEAALRSLPS, encoded by the coding sequence ATGGACTTTGACGCGATCGCGGGCATCGCGCACGCACCGGCCGGCGACCCGACCGGAATCGTCGTCCTGACCCACGGTGCGGGCGGCAGCCGCGAATCCCCGATGCTCATCAGGATCTGCGACCAGTGGGCCGCTCACGGCTGGCTGGCGGTCCGCTACGACCTGCCCTACCGGCGGCGTCGGCCGAAGGGGCCGCCATCGGGATCAGCCGCCGCCGACCAGGCGGGCGTCGCCGAGGCCGTCGCGCTGGCCCGCTCGCGCACCAACGGTCCAGTGCTCGCCGGCGGCCATTCCTACGGCGGCCGGATGACGTCGGTGGCCGTCGCGGACGAGCTCGCGGTCGACGTGCTCACCCTGTTCTCCTATCCCCTCCATCCGCCGGGCAAGCCCGAACGCGCCCGCACCGAACACCTACCGTTGATCACGGTGCCGACCGTGTTCACCCACGGCACGTCCGACCCCTTCGGCAGCATCGACGAGGTGCGTGCGGCGGCGCTGCTGATCTCGGCTCACACCGAGGTGGTCGAGGTGACCGGCGCCCGCCATGACCTCGGCTCCAAGACCCTGGACGTCCCAGCGCTCGCGGTCGAGGCCGCTCTCCGGTCGCTACCGTCGTAG
- a CDS encoding septum formation family protein: MTWPSGDPNQPPEYQQPGAQYPPPPPLPYQQGPYGPQGPYGQPPAGYPYPGPPPKKSRKGLFIGLGVLAVVLIGALIAAVAFFFFATKDKVIATDLAVGDCLTDIPDGSLVQLVPKTDCNQPHAGEAYAVLTMPDGEYPGEAAINVWQNKCPDELASYAPDALTDDSIGVFVLYPTAETWGQGDRAIVCIATTDIKRTASLKG, encoded by the coding sequence ATGACCTGGCCGTCGGGAGATCCGAATCAGCCGCCCGAGTATCAGCAGCCGGGTGCTCAGTACCCGCCGCCGCCCCCGCTGCCCTATCAGCAGGGTCCGTACGGACCGCAGGGGCCGTACGGCCAGCCGCCCGCCGGCTACCCCTATCCAGGTCCGCCGCCGAAGAAGTCGCGCAAGGGCCTTTTCATCGGTCTGGGGGTGCTCGCTGTCGTGCTGATCGGTGCCCTGATCGCCGCCGTCGCCTTCTTCTTCTTCGCCACCAAGGACAAGGTCATCGCCACCGACCTGGCCGTGGGCGACTGCCTCACCGACATCCCGGACGGCTCACTGGTGCAACTGGTGCCCAAGACCGATTGCAACCAGCCGCACGCCGGTGAGGCCTACGCCGTGCTGACCATGCCCGACGGTGAATACCCGGGCGAAGCCGCGATCAACGTGTGGCAGAACAAGTGCCCGGACGAACTGGCGTCGTACGCCCCCGACGCGCTCACCGACGACTCGATCGGTGTGTTCGTGCTGTATCCCACGGCGGAGACGTGGGGGCAGGGCGACCGGGCGATCGTCTGCATCGCCACGACCGACATCAAGCGGACCGCATCGCTCAAGGGGTGA
- a CDS encoding flavin-containing monooxygenase has product MNFEHFDTVIVGAGFAGIGAAIQLKRLGLHDLVILDREDDLGGTWYVNHYPGLAVDVPTTTYSYFFEPNPNWSRLFTPGPEIKQYADDVADKYDVRRHMRFNVTVSGARWDEDASLWRVALAGGDTLTARYLITATGFLSQPKVPDIPGIAEFAGKVIHTTEWEDDYDAAGRRIAVIGTGATAVQLIPELAKRAADLTVYQRTAIWVVPKVDLRFGERTKRLFARIPLTQRVLRWLTDSIYEVMVSVGVRHYRTFRGRFNVSASDLSKLHRFAVIRDADLRRRLTPDYDFGCKRPTFSNGYYRAFTKPHVHLQDAGIDHVEADGIVAADGTKNVIDTLVLATGFDLWEANFPAVEIIGREGRDLGKWWRDTRFQAYQGVSMPYFPNYLSLASPYAFLGLNFFNTMEYQMRLMDRLFSEVKRRGATTFEVTEEANTAFLDRMTELLVDSLFTTGNCGSANSYYFNPAGEPTLLRPSSTEAAIKEASEFPLADYQIA; this is encoded by the coding sequence ATGAATTTCGAGCACTTCGACACGGTCATCGTGGGTGCCGGGTTCGCGGGGATCGGCGCTGCGATCCAACTCAAGCGACTGGGCCTGCACGATCTCGTCATCCTGGACCGCGAGGACGACCTCGGCGGCACCTGGTACGTCAACCACTACCCCGGCCTCGCCGTCGACGTGCCGACCACGACCTATTCGTACTTCTTCGAGCCCAACCCCAACTGGTCACGGCTGTTCACCCCGGGACCAGAGATCAAGCAGTACGCCGACGACGTCGCCGACAAGTACGACGTCCGCCGACACATGCGGTTCAACGTCACGGTCTCCGGCGCCCGCTGGGATGAGGACGCCAGCCTCTGGCGGGTCGCCCTGGCCGGTGGTGACACCCTGACGGCGCGTTACCTCATCACCGCGACGGGCTTCCTGTCCCAGCCGAAGGTGCCCGACATTCCGGGCATCGCCGAGTTCGCCGGCAAGGTCATCCACACCACGGAGTGGGAGGACGACTACGACGCCGCGGGCCGTCGCATCGCGGTGATCGGGACCGGCGCCACCGCCGTCCAGCTGATTCCCGAACTCGCCAAGCGGGCCGCCGACCTCACGGTGTATCAGCGCACCGCGATCTGGGTGGTGCCCAAGGTCGACCTGCGGTTCGGAGAACGAACGAAGCGGCTGTTCGCGCGAATCCCCTTGACCCAGCGCGTACTTCGCTGGCTGACCGACTCGATCTACGAGGTCATGGTCTCCGTGGGCGTCCGGCACTACCGGACCTTCCGCGGCCGGTTCAACGTCTCCGCGTCCGACCTGTCGAAACTTCACCGGTTCGCAGTGATCCGCGATGCCGACCTGCGCCGGCGCCTGACGCCCGACTACGACTTCGGCTGCAAGCGTCCCACGTTCTCCAACGGCTACTACCGTGCGTTCACCAAACCTCATGTGCACCTGCAAGATGCAGGTATCGATCACGTCGAAGCCGACGGCATCGTCGCCGCCGACGGCACCAAGAACGTCATCGACACCCTGGTGCTGGCCACCGGATTCGATCTGTGGGAAGCCAACTTCCCCGCCGTCGAGATCATCGGCCGCGAGGGCCGCGATCTCGGAAAGTGGTGGCGTGACACCAGGTTCCAGGCGTACCAGGGCGTCTCGATGCCGTACTTCCCCAACTACCTGAGCCTGGCGAGTCCGTACGCGTTCCTGGGGTTGAACTTCTTCAACACGATGGAGTATCAGATGCGGTTGATGGACCGCCTGTTCTCCGAGGTGAAGCGACGCGGGGCCACCACGTTCGAGGTCACCGAGGAGGCCAACACGGCCTTCCTCGACCGGATGACCGAACTCCTCGTCGACTCGCTGTTCACCACCGGCAACTGCGGGAGTGCGAACTCGTACTACTTCAACCCTGCCGGCGAGCCCACCCTGTTGCGCCCGTCGTCGACGGAAGCAGCCATCAAGGAGGCCTCGGAATTCCCGCTGGCCGACTACCAGATTGCCTAA
- a CDS encoding polysaccharide deacetylase family protein, with the protein MSRRTILLGAVASAAGLALAGCGAGASSELAVATPVGPPPAPAWPQLLPPPPTQARMLLPGGGVLSSLPGPGDLMSLTLDDGVDSAVVRAYCQLAKDTGIRLTMFVTGVYASWSENREMLLPLVESGQIQLGNHTWIHPNLTKLTGSGIADELRHTDRFIKDTFGVDAAPFYRPPYGAFDDRVQSVATDLGYTETTLWNGNLGDDQILAPRDIVANAEKYYVPQSIVIGHLNHPPVTGTYHELLDVIHDRKLRTVTLADVFLKPEASRLTSAYPD; encoded by the coding sequence CTGTCACGGCGCACCATCCTCCTGGGCGCCGTTGCGTCGGCCGCTGGACTCGCCCTCGCCGGCTGCGGCGCGGGCGCCTCGAGCGAGCTTGCCGTCGCGACACCGGTCGGACCGCCGCCGGCGCCCGCGTGGCCCCAGCTGCTGCCCCCGCCGCCGACTCAGGCCCGGATGCTGCTGCCTGGCGGCGGCGTGCTCAGCTCCCTGCCCGGGCCCGGTGACCTGATGTCGCTGACCCTCGACGACGGGGTCGACAGCGCGGTGGTGCGCGCCTACTGCCAGCTGGCGAAGGACACCGGCATCCGCCTGACCATGTTCGTCACCGGCGTCTACGCCTCGTGGAGCGAGAACCGCGAGATGCTGCTGCCGCTGGTGGAGTCGGGCCAGATCCAGCTGGGCAACCACACCTGGATCCACCCGAACCTGACGAAGCTGACCGGCAGTGGGATCGCCGACGAGCTTCGCCACACCGATCGGTTCATCAAGGACACCTTCGGCGTGGACGCCGCGCCCTTCTACCGGCCGCCGTACGGCGCCTTCGACGATCGCGTCCAGTCGGTGGCGACCGACCTCGGCTACACCGAGACCACCCTCTGGAACGGCAACCTGGGCGATGACCAGATCCTGGCCCCACGCGACATCGTCGCCAACGCCGAGAAGTACTACGTGCCGCAGTCGATCGTCATCGGCCATCTCAACCACCCACCGGTCACCGGCACCTACCACGAACTGCTCGACGTCATCCACGATCGCAAACTCCGCACGGTCACCCTCGCCGACGTCTTCCTCAAACCCGAGGCCAGTCGGCTGACCTCCGCGTACCCCGACTGA
- a CDS encoding APC family permease: protein MLGAGIFVALAPAAAAAGSALLVGLAVAAVVAYCNATSSARLAVLYPQSGGTYVYGRERLGPFWGYTAGWSFVVGKTASCAAMALTVGVYAWPEYAHAVAVAAVVALTVVNTVGVQKSAWLTRIIVALVLAVLAAVVTVIVGSGNADLSRLALHDASVLGVLQAAGLSFFAFAGYARIATLGEEVRDPARTIPRAIRLALGLTLVVYAAVAVAVLAQLGSSAMASATAPLADAVIAAGHPGLTPVVRAGATVAALGSLLALILGVSRTVLAMARDRHLPTVLAAVHPRFATPHRAEIAVGAVVAVLAAVLDLRGAIGFSSFAVLVYYAIANASAFTLGAKVIPIAGLLGCLVLAFTLPVTSVLVGASVVLLGALAYAVRRRT from the coding sequence ATGCTCGGCGCGGGCATCTTCGTCGCCCTGGCACCGGCCGCCGCGGCGGCCGGTTCGGCGCTGCTGGTGGGGCTGGCCGTTGCCGCGGTCGTCGCCTACTGCAACGCGACGTCGTCGGCCCGGCTCGCCGTGCTCTACCCGCAATCCGGCGGCACCTACGTGTACGGGCGGGAGCGGCTCGGACCGTTCTGGGGTTACACGGCCGGATGGAGTTTCGTCGTCGGCAAGACGGCGTCGTGTGCGGCGATGGCGCTCACGGTCGGTGTCTACGCCTGGCCGGAGTACGCCCACGCGGTCGCCGTCGCCGCGGTGGTCGCCCTGACCGTGGTCAACACCGTCGGCGTGCAGAAGTCGGCGTGGCTCACCCGGATCATCGTCGCCCTCGTCCTAGCGGTGCTCGCCGCCGTGGTCACCGTGATCGTCGGGTCCGGGAACGCCGACCTCTCGCGGCTGGCGCTGCACGACGCGAGCGTCCTCGGTGTGCTGCAGGCGGCCGGGCTGTCGTTCTTCGCGTTCGCCGGGTACGCCCGCATCGCCACCCTTGGCGAGGAAGTGCGGGATCCGGCGAGGACGATCCCGCGGGCGATCCGCCTCGCCCTCGGGCTCACCCTGGTCGTCTACGCCGCGGTTGCCGTCGCCGTGCTCGCGCAATTGGGCAGCAGTGCAATGGCTTCCGCGACCGCCCCGCTGGCTGACGCCGTGATCGCCGCCGGTCACCCTGGACTGACGCCCGTCGTCCGGGCCGGTGCGACAGTCGCGGCACTTGGATCGCTGTTGGCGCTCATCCTCGGGGTGTCGCGCACGGTGCTGGCGATGGCCCGCGACCGCCATCTGCCCACCGTGCTGGCCGCCGTGCACCCGCGGTTCGCCACGCCGCACCGCGCGGAGATCGCCGTTGGCGCCGTCGTCGCCGTGCTCGCGGCGGTGCTCGACCTGCGGGGCGCCATCGGCTTCTCGTCGTTCGCGGTGCTGGTGTACTACGCCATCGCCAACGCATCGGCATTCACCCTCGGCGCCAAGGTGATTCCGATCGCGGGTCTGCTCGGTTGTCTGGTCCTGGCGTTCACGCTGCCGGTGACGTCGGTGCTCGTCGGCGCGAGCGTCGTCCTGCTCGGCGCGCTGGCCTACGCCGTGCGTCGCCGAACGTGA
- a CDS encoding uracil-xanthine permease family protein yields MIPLSWKPVPSDANVVAPDERLSWPRTLGIGAQHVVAMFGATFLVPVLTGFPPATTLLFSGVGTVLFLIITGNRLPSYLGSSFSVIAPVTAAVASNGTGSALGGLVAVGLLLMIIGAIVHFVGTGWLDATLPPVVTGAIVALIGFNLAPAAKANFDKGPVVGLVTLVLLVAILAFFRGIIGRLAIFLAVVIGYLLALAIGDVDTSAIAAAPWIGLPEFQTPSFDLAVLPLFLPAVIALVAENIGHVKSVGQMTNTDTNPVMGRAIAADGFATTLAGFGGGSATTTYAENIGVMAATRVYSTAAYWIAAAVAIVLAMCPKVGAAISAIPPGVLGGATIVLYGLVGILGVRIWLTNHVDFGLPVNQMTAAIPLIIGIADFTWQTGSLTFTGIALGSIAALVIYHGMRLLGFRGPKATSDGFGQSPDDRGNGRDNQAESA; encoded by the coding sequence GTGATCCCACTCAGCTGGAAGCCCGTGCCGTCCGACGCGAATGTCGTCGCGCCCGATGAACGCCTGAGCTGGCCGCGCACCCTCGGCATCGGCGCCCAGCACGTGGTGGCGATGTTCGGCGCGACGTTCCTGGTGCCGGTGCTGACGGGCTTCCCACCGGCCACCACGCTGTTGTTCTCCGGCGTCGGCACGGTTCTGTTCCTGATCATCACCGGCAACCGGTTGCCCAGTTATCTCGGATCTAGTTTCTCGGTCATCGCCCCGGTCACCGCGGCGGTGGCGTCGAACGGCACCGGCAGCGCCCTGGGCGGCCTGGTGGCCGTCGGCCTGTTGCTGATGATCATCGGCGCCATCGTGCACTTCGTCGGGACCGGCTGGCTCGACGCGACCCTGCCGCCGGTCGTGACGGGCGCGATCGTCGCGTTGATCGGCTTCAACCTGGCGCCCGCCGCCAAGGCCAACTTCGACAAGGGCCCCGTCGTCGGCCTCGTCACCCTGGTCCTGCTCGTCGCGATCCTGGCGTTCTTCCGTGGCATCATCGGTCGCCTCGCGATCTTCCTGGCGGTCGTCATCGGCTACCTGCTGGCACTCGCCATCGGCGACGTCGACACCTCCGCGATCGCGGCCGCGCCATGGATCGGCCTGCCCGAGTTCCAGACGCCGTCGTTCGATCTCGCGGTGCTGCCGCTGTTCCTGCCCGCGGTCATCGCGCTGGTGGCGGAGAACATCGGCCACGTGAAGTCGGTCGGGCAGATGACGAACACCGACACCAACCCGGTGATGGGCCGCGCCATCGCCGCGGACGGATTTGCCACCACGCTCGCGGGCTTCGGCGGCGGTTCGGCCACCACCACGTACGCCGAGAACATCGGCGTGATGGCCGCGACCCGCGTGTACTCCACTGCGGCGTACTGGATCGCCGCTGCCGTAGCGATCGTGCTCGCGATGTGCCCGAAGGTCGGCGCGGCCATCTCCGCCATCCCGCCCGGCGTGCTGGGCGGGGCGACGATCGTGTTGTACGGGCTCGTCGGCATCCTCGGCGTCCGCATCTGGCTGACCAACCACGTGGACTTCGGCCTGCCGGTGAATCAGATGACGGCAGCCATCCCGCTGATCATCGGCATCGCCGACTTCACCTGGCAGACGGGCTCGTTGACCTTCACGGGCATCGCGCTCGGCTCGATCGCCGCGCTGGTGATCTACCACGGGATGCGACTGCTGGGCTTCCGCGGGCCGAAGGCCACGTCGGACGGGTTTGGCCAATCCCCCGACGACAGGGGTAACGGGCGAGATAATCAGGCCGAGTCGGCCTAA
- a CDS encoding acyl-CoA dehydrogenase family protein produces MYGLTEADRRIQETARGFVDSLIPLEVEAEFAGGVLSKELTAEHHSRAIELGLYGTNMPTSVGGVGCTALQQVLVQEQCGRATNGLAWAMATPPQWWVDVATDYQRERWLLPSVRGEKHEAYAITEEFAGSDVSALATTARRVGDEYVVDGVKWHVTSYNLADYCFVQAVLVGGEFEGEHVLVVVDLPWPGVEVVRTPHYSHHIADEHPIVAFNGVRVPAANLVGAEGEGMTFTQDWFRFERLMVAARCVGAAQRLLEEVTAFAKQRVVDGKQLGEHQLVAGMLADTATELFAARTMLYEVARSIDAGADRKTLHAQASMAKLYCSEMAGRAADRSVQIFGGRGYMRENVAERMYRELRVERIWEGASEIQRLIVARQLMNRGPAAVLEGGG; encoded by the coding sequence ATGTACGGATTGACGGAGGCAGATCGGCGAATCCAGGAGACCGCGCGTGGCTTCGTCGATTCGCTGATCCCCCTCGAGGTCGAAGCCGAGTTCGCCGGTGGTGTGCTGTCCAAGGAACTGACTGCCGAACACCATTCCCGAGCAATTGAATTGGGCCTCTACGGCACCAACATGCCCACCTCGGTAGGAGGCGTCGGATGCACCGCGCTACAGCAAGTGCTGGTGCAGGAACAGTGCGGGCGGGCGACCAACGGCCTGGCCTGGGCGATGGCCACTCCGCCCCAGTGGTGGGTCGACGTGGCCACCGACTACCAACGGGAACGGTGGCTGCTCCCCTCGGTCCGCGGTGAGAAGCACGAGGCCTACGCCATCACCGAGGAATTCGCGGGCTCCGACGTCTCCGCACTGGCCACCACCGCCCGTCGGGTGGGCGACGAGTACGTCGTCGACGGGGTGAAGTGGCACGTCACGTCGTACAACCTCGCCGACTACTGCTTCGTGCAGGCGGTTCTGGTCGGCGGCGAGTTCGAGGGCGAACACGTTCTCGTGGTGGTGGACCTGCCGTGGCCGGGTGTGGAAGTGGTTCGTACGCCACATTATTCGCATCACATCGCTGATGAACACCCCATCGTCGCCTTCAACGGCGTGCGGGTGCCTGCGGCGAATCTCGTCGGCGCGGAGGGCGAGGGAATGACCTTCACGCAGGACTGGTTCCGGTTCGAGCGGTTGATGGTGGCGGCTAGGTGCGTGGGGGCTGCACAACGGTTGCTCGAGGAGGTCACCGCGTTCGCCAAGCAGCGCGTCGTCGACGGCAAGCAACTCGGTGAGCATCAACTCGTGGCAGGCATGCTCGCCGACACCGCCACCGAACTCTTCGCGGCGCGCACCATGCTGTACGAGGTGGCGCGTTCGATCGATGCCGGCGCGGACCGAAAGACGTTGCACGCGCAGGCGTCAATGGCCAAGTTGTACTGCTCGGAGATGGCCGGCCGGGCCGCGGACCGCAGCGTGCAGATCTTCGGCGGTCGCGGCTACATGCGCGAGAACGTCGCCGAGCGGATGTACCGAGAGCTCCGCGTCGAGCGGATCTGGGAGGGCGCCAGCGAGATTCAGCGCCTCATCGTCGCCCGTCAGCTGATGAATCGCGGACCGGCGGCGGTACTGGAAGGCGGCGGGTGA
- a CDS encoding NAD(P)/FAD-dependent oxidoreductase, which yields MTSSTHADVVVVGGGTVGAWTAVLLAESGVRHVVLLESATLGDGASSRAAGMVRAQGGTEPAIKLGLRAQEFYAASGDRFPLDCGFVAQGYLMPSFTEAEVQQAQQRIALQRSLGLEVEWLSSADLDARHTGLAPGVTMGASYAPGDGYLDAPRNVLAYTAALVAHGVDVREHCAFTGLRTRSGRVTGVDTAGGPIDTERVVLTGGPKLAAVGAVAGGPIHAGGARHQVVVTAAPAGLDVHAVPMVFDVTSGIYWRPGEAGGVLWGMSNPDEPPGVAVDFDEPYYRKARDRMEHLFPAVRGLGIRRSWAATIDYTPDHLPILGPLLTDDGPIEGTVVASAAGHGMMWGPAVSQVAADLATTGHCEWLDLADLGLDRFDAEGNSRVAPEPISLPFPERASR from the coding sequence ATGACTAGTTCCACCCATGCCGACGTGGTGGTGGTCGGCGGCGGGACGGTCGGCGCCTGGACGGCCGTGCTACTCGCCGAGTCCGGTGTCCGACACGTCGTCCTCCTCGAATCAGCGACCCTCGGTGACGGCGCCAGCAGCCGCGCGGCGGGCATGGTGCGGGCCCAGGGCGGTACCGAGCCGGCGATCAAACTCGGTCTGCGCGCCCAGGAGTTCTACGCCGCCAGCGGCGATCGCTTCCCCCTCGACTGCGGATTCGTCGCGCAGGGTTACCTCATGCCGTCGTTCACCGAAGCCGAAGTGCAGCAGGCACAACAACGCATCGCGCTGCAACGTAGCCTCGGCCTCGAAGTGGAGTGGCTGAGCAGTGCCGATCTCGACGCCCGGCACACCGGTCTGGCGCCGGGCGTGACGATGGGCGCGTCCTATGCGCCGGGAGACGGGTACCTCGACGCCCCGCGCAACGTGCTGGCCTACACCGCCGCGCTGGTCGCCCATGGCGTCGACGTCCGGGAGCACTGCGCCTTCACCGGACTGCGCACCCGAAGCGGCCGGGTCACGGGGGTCGATACGGCCGGCGGCCCCATCGACACCGAACGGGTGGTGCTCACCGGCGGCCCCAAACTCGCCGCCGTGGGCGCCGTGGCGGGCGGCCCCATCCACGCCGGTGGCGCCCGCCATCAGGTGGTCGTCACCGCTGCACCGGCCGGTCTCGACGTCCACGCCGTGCCGATGGTGTTCGACGTGACATCCGGAATCTATTGGCGTCCAGGTGAAGCCGGTGGCGTGCTCTGGGGTATGAGCAATCCGGACGAACCACCAGGTGTGGCGGTCGACTTCGACGAGCCGTACTACCGCAAGGCGCGCGACCGCATGGAGCATCTCTTCCCCGCCGTCAGGGGTCTCGGCATCCGGAGGTCGTGGGCGGCGACGATCGACTACACACCTGACCACCTACCGATCCTCGGCCCGCTGCTCACCGACGATGGCCCAATCGAGGGCACCGTCGTCGCCAGCGCTGCCGGACACGGCATGATGTGGGGCCCCGCGGTCTCGCAGGTCGCGGCCGACCTCGCCACGACGGGTCACTGCGAGTGGCTCGACCTGGCCGACCTTGGCCTCGACCGCTTCGACGCCGAGGGCAACAGTCGCGTTGCACCCGAACCGATTTCACTACCATTCCCCGAAAGGGCCTCACGATGA
- a CDS encoding cupin domain-containing protein, with protein sequence MITSLLPDAIDAELEDWGPLDEATGDPMATHGLEVWVDGESSAGIWQCAPGPSRWALQTHEVIYLVAGRMTVTPDGGEASEIGAGDVAVFPKGWTGTWDVHETVRKVYSIF encoded by the coding sequence ATGATCACCAGCCTGCTGCCCGATGCCATCGACGCCGAGCTGGAGGACTGGGGCCCGCTCGACGAGGCCACCGGCGACCCGATGGCCACCCACGGACTCGAGGTGTGGGTGGACGGCGAGTCGTCGGCGGGCATCTGGCAGTGTGCCCCCGGTCCGTCCCGGTGGGCGCTGCAGACCCACGAGGTCATCTACCTCGTCGCGGGCCGGATGACGGTGACACCCGACGGGGGTGAGGCCTCGGAGATCGGCGCCGGCGACGTCGCGGTGTTCCCGAAGGGCTGGACCGGGACGTGGGACGTCCACGAGACGGTGCGCAAGGTCTACTCGATCTTCTGA